Within the Onychostoma macrolepis isolate SWU-2019 chromosome 14, ASM1243209v1, whole genome shotgun sequence genome, the region ATAAACCAAATACAGCACTTGATCTATCTCCCTGAGGCATCCACTAATTTCCTGGTGTCTGCTCTGACGAAAAAATGAGACGCAGATAAAGCTTCTGTTTTTCTTGTCAAATGAAGTGGTGCTTTATTAATCCGGTGGTCTTTCGCTCTGGTTTCCCCCCCAGCATGACAGAGAGGGGCTTCTCAGCATGGCGAATGCTGGCCCTAACACGAACGGCTCACAGTTCTTTATAACCACGGTTCCCACACCGCACCTGGACGACAAACATGTTGTCTTTGGCCTGGTGCTGAAGGGAATGGGGGTGGTGAAAATGCTGGAGGGGATGGAAACAAAGGATGACAATCCCGTAAAGGTGACcacattaaaaacacacaaacatcttTTACTTCTTAAATGCATCATGGCATTGCGACAACTGTTTCATGCTTGGAACTATAAAGGGACAGAGATCTTAACTGGTCCTGAAGGACAGCTATTTCCGAGATCCTTCTTTTACAGTCATTTAgtctagaggtcgaccgatagtggattttaccgataccgataccgataccgatagctaggttggaccacactggccgatgccgattaatcaaccgatagttttcaaaatggatactgaaagaaagctagtgctttactatttaaaaaaaaaaaaaagttaaaaacagtaacagtactgaaccatacattgttattgaataaaaatattaatattatttactatattgatcattaaagttatttcatagtttgctaatgttaaaagaagaaactttaaaattttaaaaatgtagcctattagttgctaatagtgaatgttgaaattaacacactctaacaaggaacaatacttctacagttttcattaatgttacaaatggactcttattgttaagtattaccatttaatttcaacaatcatgcttaaagatggccatctttaaatatctacacaaggccatagcattaaaattacatgcatatgaatattgtatgtgtacttaCTTTatatgcttctattttttaacacttgataattatctaataataaaaataaaaaaaagttagtcacacaccgggggaaaaaaagcacagcgctgcgtctaggagaactcagaggtatcacacacacacacacaccagacgctttgcgttcaattcgaggggcggtctaaaacaatttatttaatccccaaatggacataagtttgcttcaagaatgaacaatgtggcataaatgagtttgaagttcggtgtttaaaaaaacagagcaagcggaaagagaaatcgcgatctattacagctctctatatgaatacagactttattagagccacagaaagacaaacgttttgctgaaaaatgcacaatacataatttatagcctagggtgaagtcataatgtttgggacaaatataatgtaatttaatagaaaactatgtgaatggcactCTGTTCCGTGGCaggattttctgtcggctgcatttaaatgcgagtctggagtttcccgctctgtgcagcgcgcacgtgtcaaaataaacaacacgtgctgtcagtgatttccgcctctagagaccgctctcgtactgtataatgctagcggacccttctcaaccactccagcaatggttgcaaacaggaaaactatcggcatggatttttgccgataacggATAGTTGCGGCaaaatcaactatcggtgccgattaatcggcaaaaccgaagaatcggtcgacctctaatttAGTCACCCTAATCAAGATTTAACAGTCATGAAATTCAGTCTGGCACATGTTCTGCACGGGTGAACTAGCTAAGTGTGatgaattaatgttttgaaagaagacaTTGTGTGTGACCATTTTTCTCCTCAGTAAGGAAATTAAGTATTTTCCTTATTCCAGTGAACAACTGAATATTTAGATTGATTGTTactgtcatctctctctctcttagcCCTGCATCATTGCTGAATGTGGAGAACATAAAGCAGGTGATGACTGGGGCATCGCACCTAATGACGGCTCAGGAGACACATACCCAGACTTCCCTGAGGACTCTGACATGGACTTTAAAGATGTCATTATATTTCTGCATCTTCACTtgcatatacacatatattcaTATATCACCTGCTCTATAAAATCCAGAATCACTTTGATCAATCAATCAAGTCTTTATTTGATGTTCTCTTTCTAGACAAACAAAGTCTTGTCTGTGGCAGAGGATGTGAAAAACATCGGGAATAACTTGTTCAAGGCTCAGAACTGGCAGTCGGCCATCGAAAAATATTCAAAAGCTCTCAGGTGAACACTTGTCTAGTCTAGCCATTAAGCCCCATTATTGCTTTACGCTTGCACCGTGACATTAAGGAGACAGCTTTTCACACTTGATTTCAATTTGTCAAACATTTTTAACCATGCTGTTATAGCTGAGGTTTCTGTCCTCAAAATGTCTTATGTTATGATGACATTTCCGTAAGTACCTGTTTGATATGCAAGATTTCTAACTGTGTAATCTAAAGTGAGCGTTGTTGGACAACACTGTGACTGCAACATGTCTGTATGCATCACTGTAACCCAGCAAAGGTTGTTTTGGTCCACAGGTATCTAGAGACTTGCGGCAGCACCTTAGATGATAGTGCCCAAAAAAAGCTGGAGCCCACGGCCCTGAGCTGCATTCTCAACACGGCCGCCTGCAAACTCAAACTGAAACTCTGGCAGGAAGCTATCGAGTGCTGTGATGAGGTAACATGGGACCGACTGAATGGTGTCCAGTTGCATCTGGGTTACAGGACATAAGAAGCCTTGATGTTTTATAATGACGTACCTCAGCTATTCACCGCTCTTGAAATAACCTTGTCACAGCCGCTACCATTTATAGACCACCAGTCTCTCTATTTAGGGAACAGTTTAAATGGATTCAGATTTCATGAAATGGCCTGTAAAAGTGTATTTTCTCCTTATTCGTGGGGtgattgtaatgttttatgtattataaCATAGTTGTGGTTTTTTTCTCCTCAGGCCCTGGAGCTTAACCAGTCAAACACTAAAGCGTTGTTCAGGAAAGCTCAGGCCTGGCAGGGACTTAAAGAATTCAACAAGGCCATGGTACCAACACTACATGGACAGAAATACACATTCATCTCACTATAaatcagtggttcccaaacgTTTTGTCAAACAAACAGTGCAGCCCACTTCAAATATCTGAAATGTACCTAAACAGTTGCTCTCAGTTTTTGCATATACTGTAGCTAATCAGCCTAAAGACAACTGTTAATTCAACAACAAatagtttgagaaccactgcactaAGTGCCTCAAAGAAAACAATGAATTTCTGggatcgtttactcaccctcatgtcgttcttgATGACTATTTCTTCCATGgagcacaaaaggagaaattatgaaggatgtactgtttttgttccTTTCCATGCAGGTGGAAACTGATATGGCACTTTCATGCTTCAAAAAAGGATGCATTATGAatgttttacagtttaatttagAACTAGTTAACATTACCTGTTATTCAGGAAAACAGCTTAATTCGTTAGTAAACTGCATATTCTCTAGGTCTGAGGGCTTTGCTTTTGTCAGAGATAATCACTCCAATTACTGAATGCAGAAAAAGACGATGTTAAAAGTATAAATGAATCagtcttacaaaaaaaaaaagaaaattgctcCCAATTTAGATGACAGTTTATTTCTTAAGAGCACTcatcttttctgtttttaaactgCAGATTGATCTTAAGAAAGCACAGGAGATTGCACCAGATGACAAAGGTTAAACATCTCTTTACAAATCTTGAatttggttttaaaaaaaatcttgtgaTTTGTGAATAATTGGTTTAACATTTTCCTTTCTCTGGTTTCAGCGATTGGAAATGAAATGCTGAAAGTGAAGCAGCAAGTGaaggaagagaaagagaaggaaaagAAGATTTATGCCAAAATGTTTGCATAACGGAAACTGCAGTGACCTCACTCCACACCGACCTACCTGCATATGTTCACTTACATAGCACTTGTGTCTTAGAGTTTTAGTCTCACGCTGGGAAAAAAAAGGCCTTGGAGTCTTTCAGTTAGGATAAATATGAAATGTCCAATTTGGAAAGAGATTTCATTTTGTCTGCTGTGTTATATTAAACGATTTGTCTGTGAGTGAATGAAAAaagtttgtgcatttttagtAAGCTGATCTAAAGACGTCTTG harbors:
- the ppid gene encoding peptidyl-prolyl cis-trans isomerase D, producing MSNPTPVAKPGNADNPRVFFDVDIGGERAGRIVFELFADVVPKTAENFRALCTGDKGIGKSTGKPLHFKGCPFHRIIKKFMIQGGDFSNQNGTGGESIYGDKFEDENFYYKHDREGLLSMANAGPNTNGSQFFITTVPTPHLDDKHVVFGLVLKGMGVVKMLEGMETKDDNPVKPCIIAECGEHKAGDDWGIAPNDGSGDTYPDFPEDSDMDFKDTNKVLSVAEDVKNIGNNLFKAQNWQSAIEKYSKALRYLETCGSTLDDSAQKKLEPTALSCILNTAACKLKLKLWQEAIECCDEALELNQSNTKALFRKAQAWQGLKEFNKAMIDLKKAQEIAPDDKAIGNEMLKVKQQVKEEKEKEKKIYAKMFA